One segment of Pyricularia oryzae 70-15 chromosome 3, whole genome shotgun sequence DNA contains the following:
- a CDS encoding geranylgeranyl pyrophosphate synthetase has protein sequence MTVTTAMTATTKNHQDCGPMGYESSIPVPACLYENNAYPSRFRPRISKHNDVADKACWEACDDFENVTGLKLKADSVGCINPVSGNVNALWFPEAIPERLRIISYLSELLFRHDDLTDDAVTPEQFDEVHGPLARFLGSESKQSDHTTKHNAMNTMQARVAIEALEQDEGLGKLVIEKWKGIVSVRGQDAFMEHKTLDSYLHVRHYDAGAYSVWSQILFCCDVRLTDEELTGLEPLTWLAFTQMILWHDYCSWDKEAATYLEREEGGSNMSAVQVYMAMYSLDQHAAKDFLLSEIERIEDEYCTRKASYMAECSPAHHITHYIGLIEMCMAGNTLWHLSSRRYCPAAPLPRREDMGKVNLGPLDVSEVGMPVNGARSDSGILTPVSSRCGAERLRPFWNNQRTEYTTMTPAETSSDSKKKMNKAKASSSHHQTRADLLTVAPCAWPAEADEEDILAAYLYTAARPASGARDKLMDALDNWYRVPPETLATIRTIVRIMHNASLMLDDVHDNSPLRRGSPSAHIVFGTAQTINSAGYVTIKCVDLARRRLGDDALSCLLSELGQLHLGQSHDLAWTFHCRAPSMAGYYSHLEQKTGGLFRLAARMMRASATQNRHLDACGLMSLLGRLYQLRDDYQDITSETLSTYDDLDEGSFTLPLIHALEREDKHGGVQLRSILQSARAARSASAAASSDGARLPAETKLLVREILEEAGSLEYTRAVIRDLYDETRAALAALENEAGPGGKNWMLRLITFQLKM, from the exons ATGACTGTCACGACTGCCATGACTGCCACAACCAAAAACCACCAGGACTGCGGGCCCATGGGATACGAGTCGTCAATCCCTGTGCCCGCATGCTTGTACGAGAACAATGCCTACCCGTCCAGGTTCCGCCCGAGAATCAGCAAACACAACGACGTGGCCGACAAGGCATGCTGGGAAGCGTGCGACGACTTTGAGAACGTGACTGGGTTGAAGCTGAAGGCCGACAGCGTCGGATGCATCAACCCCGTAAGCGGCAATGTCAACGCACTGTGGTTTCCGGAGGCGATTCCCGAGAGGCTCCGCATTATTTCCTACCTGTCCGAGCTTCTCTTCCGACACGACG ACCTTACCGATGATGCTGTGACACCAGAGCAG TTCGACGAGGTCCACGGGCCGTTGGCGCGATTCCTCGGTTCCGAGTCGAAGCAAAGCGACCACACCACAAAGCATAATGCAATGAACACGATGCAGGCTCGCGTCGCCATCGAGGCGCTCGAACAGGACGAAGGACTGGGCAAGCTCGTCATTGAAAAGTGGAAGGGTATCGTGAGCGTCCGCGGACAGGATGCCTTTATGGAGCACAAGACGTTGGACTCGTACTTGCACGTGCGGCACTACGATGCCGGAGCCTACTCTGTGTGGTCGCAGATCCTGTTCTGCTGCGACGTCCGCCTCACCGACGAGGAGCTCACGGGCCTGGAGCCCCTCACCTGGCTGGCTTTCACGCAGATGATCCTGTGGCACGACTACTGTTCGTGGGATAAAGAAGCCGCCACGTACCTGGAGCGCGAAGAGGGCGGATCCAACATGAGCGCCGTGCAGGTCTACATGGCCATGTACAGCCTCGACCAGCATGCCGCCAAGGACTTCCTGCTGTCAGAGATCGAGAGGATCGAAGACGAGTACTGCACGAGGAAGGCGAGCTACATGGCCGAGTGCTCGCCTGCACACCACATCACACACTACATCGGTCTGATCGAAATGTGCATGGCCGGGAACACGCTGTGGCACCTGTCCTCGCGCCGATACTGCCCGGCGGCCCCCCTCCCCAGACGAGAGGACATGGGCAAGGTGAACCTCGGCCCGCTTGATGTTTCCGAGGTCGGCATGCCGGTAAACGGCGCAAGGTCGGACAGCGGCATCCTCACTCCGGTCTCGAGCCGTTGCGGCGCCGAAAGACTCAGGCCGTTCTGGAACAACCAGCGGACCGAGTACACGACCATGACGCCCGCCGAGACCAGTTCCGACAGTAAGAAGAAGATGAACAAGGCCAAGGCATCATCATCACACCACCAGACGAGGGCGGACCTGCTGACCGTTGCGCCCTGCGCTTGGCCCGCCGAGGCGGACGAGGAGGacatcctggcggcctaccTGTACACGGCGGCGAGACCGGCGAGCGGCGCCCGTGACAAGCTCATGGACGCGCTCGACAACTGGTACCGCGTCCCTCCCGAGACCCTTGCCACGATCCGCACCATCGTCCGGATCATGCACAACGCCAGCCTGATGCTCGACGACGTCCACGACAACTCGCCGTTGAGGAGGGGCAGCCCGAGCGCCCACATCGTCTTCGGCACGGCCCAGACGATTAACTCGGCGGGCTACGTCACCATCAAGTGCGTGGACctggcgcggcggcggctgggcGACGACGCCTTGTCGTGCCTCCTGTCCGAGCTCGGCCAGCTGCACCTCGGCCAGAGCCACGACCTGGCCTGGACGTTCCACTGCAGGGCGCCCTCGATGGCCGGGTACTACAGCCACCTCGAGCAGAAGACCGGCGGGCTCTTCCGCTTGGCCGCCCGCATGATGCGCGCCTCGGCGACCCAGAACAGGCACCTCGACGCCTGCGGTCTCATGAGCCTCCTCggcaggctctaccagctGCGCGACGACTACCAGGACATCACGTCCGAGACCCTCTCGACGTACGACGACCTGGACGAGGGCAGCTTCACCCTGCCGCTGATCCACGCCCTCGAGCGCGAGGACAAGCACGGCGGCGTCCAGCTGCGCAGCATTTTGCAATCCGCGCGGGCGGCGCGGTCTGCCTCGGCCGCGGCCTCGAGCGACGGTGCGAGGTTGCCGGCCGAGACGAAGCTGCTGGTTCGGGAGATTCTGGAGGAGGCCGGAAGCCTGGAGTATACGAGGGCGGTCATTCGCGACTTGTACGACGAGACGAGAGCCGCGCTGGCCGCATTGGAGAACGAGGCCGGGCCAGGCGGCAAGAATTGGATGTTACGGTTAATTACTTTCCAGTTAAAAATGTGA
- a CDS encoding thioredoxin peroxidase, producing the protein MAPELRKRKAPAQPAPPPPAKKKTSPKPKAAEATKAKKAITPPKETKPAEATKAKKAITPPKETKPAKSKSSVNGKESAKPAAAASTPAKVGDVVNLDGFGGEVETHDGKKVTLKQLVDESKAGVVLFTYPKALTPGCTKQACLFRDSYEPLTAGGLAIYGLSADTPKENAKFVEKKELPYALLCDPKATLLAAISLKKGPGKAARGVFVIDKTGKVLAGELGSPDKTLDIVKGLLADTNGASKDAVAKVEEAKEVVEEKTEDAEKGESEKKDKEEKEAEKEKEAEKKEAEKEEKEAEKKIEKETEKEAKKDSD; encoded by the exons ATGGCCCCTGAGCTTCGCAAGCGCAAAGCTCCCGCGCAACCCGCGCCGCCTCCACCAGCGAAGAAGAAGACTTCGCCCAAGCCCAAGGCCGCAGAGGCTACCAAGGCGAAAAAGGCCATCACCCCGCCCAAGGAGACAAAGCCCGCAGAGGCTACCAAGGCGAAAAAGGCCATCACCCCGCCCAAGGAGACCAAGCCTGCAAAGTCGAAATCCTCTGTGAACGGCAAGGAGTCGGCcaagcccgccgccgccgcctcgaccCCCGCAAAGGTGGGCGATGTTGTCAACCTCGATGGCTTCGGGGGTGAGGTCGAGACGCACGACGGCAAGAAGGTCACCCTGAAGCAACTGGTTGATGAGAGCAAGGCCGGCGTCGTTCTGTTTACGTATCCCAAGGCATTGACACCAGGAT GCACCAAGCAAGCATGCCTATTCCGCGACTCGTATGAGCCGCTAACGGCTGGCGGACTGGCCATCTACGGCCTCTCGGCTGACACTCCCAAGGAGAACGCCAAGTTCgtggagaagaaggagcTACCATACGCGCTTCTGTGTGACCCCAAGGCAACACTCCTCGCGGCCATCTCCCTCAAAAAGGGCCCAGGGAAAGCGGCCCGTGGAGTGTTCGTTATTGACAAGACCGGCAAGGTCCTTGCCGGCGAACTGGGCAGTCCGGATAAGACTCTCGATATAGTCAAGGGGCTGCTCGCTGATACCAATGGCGCTTCGAAGGATGCAGTTGCCAAGGTTGAAGAGGCTAAGGAGGTGGTAGAGGAGAAGACAGAGGATGCGGAGAAGGGCGAGAGCGAGAAGAAGGAtaaggaggagaaggaggccgagaaggagaaggaggctgagaaaaaggaggccgagaaggaggagaaagaggccgagaagaagaTTGAGAAGGAGACCGAAAAGGAGGCTAAGAAGGATAGCGACTGA
- a CDS encoding chaperone dnaJ 2, whose amino-acid sequence MLLSRAAWLLFSLVQLVFAAEDYYKILEIDRNADEKAIKIAYRRLSKKWHPDKNPGDATAEGKFVEVSEAYEALIDKTTRRIYDQHGHEGLKQHQQGGGGGGHHHDPFDLFSRFFGGSGHFNSGQRRGHNVEVKLSVSLRDFYNGRATEFQWERQHICEECDGSGSADGVVDQCSACNGHGVRVQRHQIAPGMYQQVQMQCDACGGRGKSIKHKCKACGGARVVRKPTTVQINIQRGAPRDSQVIFENEADASPDYVAGDLVVTLTEKAPSLEEDNPDHVDGVFFRRKGDDLFWKEVISLREAWMGDWKRNITHLDGHVVEIGRKRGEVIQPGHVEMVKGEGMPKWHEDIDSVYHTVEFGNLFVEYIVILPDQMDSGMEKEFWSVWEKYRQKIGVDLHKDSGRPDKPVMASGHDEL is encoded by the exons ATGCTGTTATCAAGGGCAGCCTGGCTGCTTTTCTCGCTAGTCCAACTGGTCTTCGCGGCCGAGGACTACTACAAG ATTCTTGAAATCGACAGAAATGCCGACGAAAAGGCCATCAAGATCGCGTATAGGCGACTGAGCAAGAAATGGCACCCAGACAAGAACCC TGGTGACGCCACAGCAGAGGGCAAGTTCGTCGAGGTTTCGGAGGCCTACGAGGCCCTCATCGACAAGACGACGCGGCGCATCTACGACCAGCACGGCCACGAGGGTTTgaagcagcaccagcagggcggcggcggcggcgggcaccACCACGACCCCTTTGACCTGTTCTCGCGCTTCTTTGGAGGCAGCGGCCACTTCAACTCTGGCCAGCGCCGCGGGCACAACGTTGAGGTCAAGCTGTCCGTGTCGCTGCGCGACTTCTACAACGGCCGCGCCACTGAGTTCCAGTGGGAGAGGCAGCACATCTGCGAGGAGTGCGACGGCAGCGGGTCGgccgacggcgtcgtcgaccaGTGCTCCGCCTGCAACGGCCACGGCGTGCGCGTCCAGCGCCACCAGATCGCCCCCGGAATGTACCAGCAGGTCCAGATGCAGTGCGACGCCTGCGGCGGCCGCGGCAAGTCCATCAAGCACAAGTGCAAGGCCTGCGGCGGCGCGAGGGTCGTGCGCAAGCCCACCACCGTCCAGATCAACATTCAGCGCGGCGCGCCCCGCGACTCGCAGGTCATCTTCGAGAACGAGGCTGACGCGAGCCCCGATTACGTTGCTGGCGATCTCGTGGTCACCCTGACGGAAAAGGCGCCCTCTTTGGAGGAGGACAACCCAGACCACGTCGATGGAGTATTCTTCCGCCGCAAGGGCGACGATCTGTTCTGGAAGGAGGTCATCTCACTGCGTGAGGCCTGGATGGGAGACTGGAAGCGCAACATTACGCATCTCGACGGCCACGTAGTCGAGATTGGCCGGAAGCGAGGCGAGGTCATTCAGCCTGGTCACGTAGAGATGGTCAAGGGCGAGGGTATGCCCAAGTGGCATGAGGATATCGACAGCGTGTACCACACCGTCGAGTTTGGCAACCTGTTCGTCGAGTACATTGTCATACTCCCCGATCAGATGGACAGTGGCATGGAGAAGGAGTTCTGGTCAGTGTGGGAGAAATACAGGCAAAAGATTGGCGTGGACCTGCACAAGGACAGTGGAAGGCCAGACAAGCCAGTGATGGCCTCCGGTCATGATGAGTTGTGA
- a CDS encoding averantin oxidoreductase: protein MTVLELPSERLASPPIAVLTAALIVLAVVFKAVYNIFFHPLRSYPGPLLWGASRFPYVVRFMQGKIPYDLKRLHAEYGPVVRIAPDELTYNCSKAWRDIYGRNKQPNGETTLFNKDPILYSAVFADHKALIDSDGDEHRPQKRTLSYAFSHQVLVERGHIITGCIDRMIEGVKAHLGSSPSVSAVVDICPWIENALFDLGGQLTVGRDLNAIMSQGTVHPSLALFKSLFDLVQCYYLQLRRGPGILINAVESMPGFSGYDCVLPVKDVHDMILKRMADEKYAVADENSGDFASYLMSRAKSEGLNDDKVWINCVHLILGTPEAMPSSIISTIYHLLTTPYAYAEAVREVRAAFKSSDEITAQDVQNLPYLLACFRETLRRRPTIPGTLTRQCGKFVQGGTIVGVNQFATSRSASNFHDADSYRPERWLDPRPAEFEGDDRDAFNPFGYGPRKCIARNLAHLTTQTFLAKLLWEFDMELDESCRDWDDQGLYVLALRGPLLVKLSRAAQ from the exons ATGACAGTCCTCGAGCTTCCAAGCGAGCGCCTGGCGTCGCCGCCCATTGCCGTCTTGACGGCGGCACTCATCGTCCTCGCCGTGGTGTTCAAGGCCGTGTACAACATCTTCTTCCACCCCCTTCGCTCGTACCCGGGACCTCTCCTGTGGGGAGCCTCGAGATTTCCCTACGTCGTCCGCTTCATGCAGGGCAAGATCCCCTACGACCTCAAGCGGCTGCATGCCGAGTACGGGCCCGTGGTGCGCATCGCCCCCGACGAGCTGACGTACAACTGCTCCAAGGCCTGGAGGGACATCTACGGGCGCAACAAGCAGCCCAACGGCGAGACCACGCTCTTCAACAAGGATCCCATCTTGTACTCGGCCGTCTTTGCCGACCACAAGGCGCTGATCGATTCCGACGGCGACGAGCACCGGCCGCAGAAGCGGACGCTTTCCTACGCCTTCTCGCATCAGGTCTTGGTTGAGCGGGGCCATATCATCACGGGATGCATCGACCGGATGATTGAGGGCGTCAAAGCCCATCTTGGGTCGTCCCCGTCAGTTTCGGCCGTGGTCGACATTTGCCCGTGGATCGAGAATGCCCTCTTTGATCTCGGCGGACAGCTCACGGTGGGACGCGACCTCAACGCCATCATGTCTCAGGGCACCGTCCACCCCTCGCTGGCGCTCTTCAAGAGCCTCTTCGACTTGGTGCAGTGCTATTACCTGCAGCTCCGCCGGGGCCCCGGCATCCTCATCAACGCCGTCGAGAGCATGCCGGGGTTCTCGGGCTACGACTGCGTGCTGCCGGTCAAGGACGTCCACGACATGATACTCAAGCGCATGGCCGACGAGAAGTACGCAGTCGCGGACGAGAACTCGGGCGATTTCGCTTCTTACCTGATGAGCAGAGCAAAGAGCGAGGGCTTGAATGACGACAAGGTCTGGATCAACTGCGTGCACTTGATCCTCGGGACCCCAGAGGCCATGCCGTCTTCCATAATCAGCACCATCTACCACTTGCTGACGACGCCCTACGCATACGCCGAGGCCGTGAGGGAGGTCCGCGCGGCCTTCAAGTCGTCGGATGAAATCACGGCCCAGGACGTCCAGAACCTGCCCTACCTGCTCGCCTGTTTCCGCGAGACGCTGCGCAGACGTCCAACCATCCCCGGCACTCTCACTCGCCAG TGCGGCAAATTCGTCCAAGGAGGCACCATCGTCGGCGTCAACCAGTTCGCCACCTCTCGATCGGCCTCCAACTTCCACGACGCCGACTCTTATCGGCCCGAGCGCTGGCTCGACCCCAGACCAGCCGAGTTCGAGGGCGACGACCGCGACGCTTTCAACCCGTTCGGCTACGGCCCTCGGAAGTGCATTGCGAGAAACCTTGCCCATCTCACCACCCAGACCTTTCTCGCCAAGCTGCTCTGGGAGTTTGACATGGAGCTCGACGAGTCGTGTCGGGACTGGGACGACCAGGGCCTCTATGTTCTCGCGCTGCGGGGCCCGCTGCTGGTGAAGCTGAGCAGGGCGGCCCAATGA
- a CDS encoding ATP-dependent RNA helicase DHX8: MSSNKKYAFLPMQDDEVGPQKVKKSSKDRRDKKKESSSSRHSRSHRRSRSRSPARESSSKHYRSRAKDSRRDYDRHSSRRDDKEDRWADDEPLTDDGADEPEFEQSASKRVKISHGDDAEDADLSDGAREELQAQRDRAEREAFSNRLKERDDGRSKKGGKEDLATSLRRSLADDAKGRSEAVADLRERSRQEYFKKRETEKIALFRKQVAEETAELRSGVALSEKEKAEFAENRKLLALIEERLRIDDHRDGYYMPEDYITEKGKIDRKKKEDALYKRYVEKDEYGQEKFVTEHEEWEREQAAKAKAQIKVAERDEAGYDYVMDEDQYIQWTRDTRLPGEGKVLTGEQLYLQAQIDAAEKRQLSMQETRKSLPIYVYRDEFLAALEQYQILVIVGETGSGKTTQLPQYLHEAGYTKDGMRVGCTQPRRVAAMSVAARVADEMGVKVGNEVGYSIRFEDNTSDKTILKYMTDGMLLREFMTEPDLSSYSALMIDEAHERTVHTDILLALVKDLARERKDLKLLISSATMNAEKFASYFDDAPIFNIPGRRYPVDIYYTPAPEANYLSAAITTVFQIHTTQPKGDILIFLTGQDEIEAAEMQITETARKLGSRVKELVICPIYANLPSELQSKIFEPTPENARKVVLATNIAETSLTIDGIVYVIDPGYVKENVYNPATGMSNLVVVPCSRASANQRSGRAGRVGPGKCFRLYTKYAYMNEMEESTTPEIQRTNLNGVVLQLKSLGINELLDFEFMDPPPTEALIGALNQLFALQGLNHKGELTKLGRQMAEFPTDPMLAKAVLAADKEGCVEEVLSIVAMLSEASALFFRPKDKQVHADAARGRFTVKEGGDHVTLLNIWNQWLDSDYSPIWSKENFLQQRSLTRARDVREQLSKLCERVEVTLSTCGGISNMPPIKRAITAGFFPNAARMQRSGDSYRTVKNNTTVYIHPSSVMMQEDPPPRMVIYYELVQTTKEYMRSCMPIEPKWLAELAPHFHKAKDIAALEEKKLPKDRKR; this comes from the coding sequence ATGTCTTCCAATAAGAAATATGCCTTCCTTCCTATGCAGGATGACGAGGTCGGTCCACAAAAGGTGAAGAAGTCTTCAAAGGACCGCCGcgacaagaagaaagaatcgtcctcgtcgcgcCACTCCAGATCTCACCGCCGAAGCCGTTCCCGATCACCCGCCCGTGAGTCTTCATCCAAGCACTACCGAAGTCGCGCCAAAGACAGTCGCCGCGATTACGATCGGCACAGCAGCAGAAGGGACGACAAGGAGGACCGCTGGGCCGACGATGAGCCCCTCACGGACGACGGGGCCGACGAGCCCGAGTTTGAGCAGTCTGCTTCCAAACGCGTCAAAatcagccatggagacgatgcGGAGGATGCGGACCTGTCAGATGGCGCACGCGAGGAGCTGCAGGCGCAACGAGACCGCGCAGAGAGGGAGGCCTTCTCGAATCGGCTGAAGGAGAGAGACGATGGGAGGTCCAAGAAGGGCGGGAAGGAGGATCTTGCTACCTCACTGAGGCGATCACTAGCAGACGATGCCAAGGGGAGAAGTGAAGCTGTCGCTGATCTCCGAGAAAGGTCACGACAGGAATACTTCAAGAAGCGTGAAACGGAAAAGATTGCCTTGTTTCGCAAACAGGTCGCCGAGGAGACAGCTGAGCTCCGAAGCGGCGTGGCGTTATcggagaaggagaaggctGAGTTTGCTGAAAACAGAAAGCTGCTGGCCCTCATTGAGGAAAGGTTACGCATCGACGACCACCGTGATGGGTATTACATGCCCGAAGACTACATCACGGAGAAGGGGAAAATCGAcagaaagaagaaggaggatgCTCTGTACAAGCGTTACGTGGAAAAGGATGAGTACGGACAGGAGAAGTTCGTTACCGAACACGAGGAGTGGGAGAGGGAACAGGCCGCAAAGGCCAAGGCCCAAATCAAGGTGGCTGAGAGGGACGAGGCCGGTTACGACTATGTCATGGATGAGGACCAGTACATCCAATGGACACGAGATACTCGCCTGCCTGGTGAGGGGAAGGTTTTGACCGGGGAGCAGCTGTACCTGCAGGCTCAGATCGATGCTGCAGAGAAGAGACAGCTTTCCATGCAGGAGACTCGAAAGAGCCTGCCAATCTACGTCTATCGGGATGAGTTCCTTGCTGCGCTTGAGCAGTACCAGATTTTGGTCATTGTTGGAGAGACTGGAAGTGGAAAAACAACACAGTTGCCACAGTATCTCCACGAGGCTGGCTACACCAAAGACGGCATGAGGGTCGGTTGCACTCAGCCACGACGTGTCGCAGCAATGAGTGTAGCAGCCCGTGTAGCCGACGAAATGGGGGTCAAGGTTGGAAACGAAGTTGGTTACTCGATCCGTTTCGAGGACAACACCAGCGATAAAACCATCTTGAAATATATGACGGACGGTATGCTGCTTCGAGAATTCATGACGGAACCCGACCTGTCAAGCTATTCGGCGCTGATGATTGACGAGGCGCACGAACGGACGGTCCATACCGATATCTTGCTTGCGCTCGTCAAAGATCTTGCACGGGAGCGCAAGGATCTCAAACTGTTGATTTCATCTGCCACCATGAATGCAGAGAAGTTTGCTTCATATTTCGACGATGCGCCCATCTTTAACATTCCCGGCCGGAGGTACCCTGTAGACATCTACTACACGCCAGCACCCGAAGCCAACTACTTGTCAGCCGCCATCACCACTGTCTTCCAGATTCACACTACGCAGCCGAAGGGAGATATCCTCATTTTTCTCACAGGCCAGGATGAGATTGAGGCCGCAGAAATGCAAATCACCGAAACTGCAAGGAAATTGGGAAGTCGCGTGAAGGAGCTTGTCATTTGTCCGATTTACGCCAACCTGCCGTCTGAACTGCAATCCAAGATTTTCGAGCCTACTCCTGAGAACGCGAGGAAAGTCGTCTTGGCTACAAACATTGCCGAGACTAGTTTGACAATTGATGGAATTGTCTATGTCATCGATCCGGGCTACGTCAAAGAGAATGTCTACAATCCCGCCACGGGAATGTCGAACTTGGTGGTTGTTCCCTGCTCGAGGGCGTCCGCAAATCAAAGGAGCGGTCGTGCCGGTCGAGTTGGGCCTGGAAAGTGCTTCAGACTGTACACCAAATACGCATACATGAACGAAATGGAAGAGTCGACAACGCCAGAGATCCAGCGGACAAACCTAAACGGTGTGGTCCTACAACTCAAGTCTCTCGGCATCAACGAGCTCCTTGATTTCGAGTTTATGGACCCGCCGCCAACCGAGGCCCTCATTGGCGCGCTGAACCAGTTGTTCGCGCTGCAGGGCTTAAATCACAAAGGCGAGCTGACAAAACTTGGGCGACAGATGGCCGAGTTCCCCACGGATCCCATGTTGGCCAAGGCCGTCCTGGCCGCAGATAAAGAGGGGTGTGTGGAGGAGGTCCTCTCGATAGTCGCCATGTTGAGCGAAGCATCGGCCCTGTTTTTCCGACCCAAGGACAAGCAGGTGCATGCAGACGCTGCTCGTGGTCGATTCACGGTCAAGGAGGGTGGCGATCACGTTACATTGCTCAACATCTGGAACCAGTGGCTAGACAGTGACTACTCGCCGATTTGGTCCAAGGAGAATTTCTTACAGCAGCGGTCGCTAACACGGGCTCGAGATGTGCGGGAACAGCTGAGCAAGCTATGCGAGCGTGTCGAGGTCACACTGTCAACCTGCGGCGGGATCTCCAACATGCCACCGATCAAGCGTGCCATCACTGCGGGCTTCTTCCCCAACGCGGCGCGCATGCAGCGCAGCGGAGACAGCTACCGGACGGTCAAGAACAACACGACGGTCTACATACATCCCAGCTCGGTCATGATGCAGGAGGAcccgccgcctcgcatggtaATCTACTACGAACTAGTGCAGACCACCAAGGAGTACATGCGGTCTTGCATGCCCATTGAACCTAAATGGCTTGCTGAACTGGCACCGCATTTCCACAAGGCCAAGGATATTGCAGCCttggaagaaaagaagctcCCCAAGGATCGCAAGAGGTAA
- a CDS encoding bilirubin oxidase, producing the protein MYFPGKVVQFLQFCGIIAVEVVPIAEDWPGYVYNISAIEKAAKNFVIEDNPLDAIVTRGNWVSPEYKNLYSVALPIPPVLEPKRTLTNPTTGRPMHYYEVEIRPFMQQIYPDLGATRLVGYNGMSPGPTVIVPRDTETVMRFANNADQENAVHLHGSYSRAPWDGWAEDLTFPGQYKDYYYPNTQTARTLWYHDHAMHKTAENAYFGQAGFYMITDPAEDALNLPSGYGKFDIPLMLNSKQYNSNGTLYSPRNERDSLWGDVIHVNGQPWPFFDVQPRKYRLRFLNAAVSRNFALYFTKTNDLNARLDFQVIASDSGLFTEPVTTNKIYVSSGERYEVVVDFAQYAGQSIEIRNIPDVDNLGTDRNYEKTGQVMKINVAEASTLAEPDTSVVPSRLRAVNFPSGGNGIDHSFRFHRSRSEWLINGVGFSDVNNRVLANVPRGTVEIWELENVSGAWTHPIHMHLVDFRIISRQGGARNGVVEPYESKGLKDVVWLARNEKVLVEAHYAPWDGVYMFHCHNLIHEDNDMMAVFNVTSLPDFGYGDSARFVDPMQPEFRAKSYSADEMSARAGSFTPQAIDNQLRSLAEANPYPDPEGVKAALQQYWATKTAESTPAPTPISRVRRLRV; encoded by the exons ATGTATTTCCCAGGAAAAGTTGTACAGTTCCTCCAGTTCTGCGGCATCATTGCCGTGGAGGTGGTCCCCATCGCGGAGGACTGGCCGGGTTATGTATACAATATCTCGGCCATCGAGAAGGCGGCCAAGAACTTTGTCATCGAGGATAACCCCCTCGATGCCATCGTCACCCGCGGGAACTGGGTGAGCCCCGAGTATAAAAACCTCTACTCGGTTGCCCTGCCGATCCCACCTGTTCTGGAGCCTAAGCG AACCCTCACCAACCCGACCACCGGCAGGCCAATGCACTATTATGAGGTCGAGATCCGACCCTTCATGCAGCAGATTTATCCCGACCTGGGTGCGACCCGGCTTGTCGGATACAATGGCATGTCTCCCGGGCCGACCGTCATTGTGCCGCGCGACACCGAGACCGTCATGCGCTTCGCCAACAATGCCGACCAGGAGAACGCTGTCCACCTCCACGGATCGTACTCGCGTGCTCCCTGGGATGGTTGGGCAGAGGATTTGACCTTCCCCGGCCAGTACAAGGACTACTACTACCCCAACACACAGACAGCTCGCACCTTGTGGTACCACGATCATGCCATGCACAAG ACTGCTGAGAACGCCTACTTTGGTCAAGCGGGTTTCTATATGATCACTGACCCAGCAGAGGATGCGCTCAACCTCCCAAGCGGGTACGGCAAGTTTGACATCCCCCTGATGCTCAACTCCAAGCAGTACAACAGCAACGGCACTCTCTACTCGCCCAGAAACGAGAGGGACAGCCTGTGGGGTGACGTGATCCACGTCAACGGGCAGCCCTGGCCATTCTTCGACGTGCAGCCCAGGAAGTACCGCCTGCGATTTTTGAACGCGGCCGTGTCGAGGAACTTTGCCTTGTACTTTACCAAGACCAACGATTTGAACGCAAGGCTCGACTTTCAGGTCATTGCCAGTGACAGTGGACTGTTTACCGAGCCGGTCACCACAAACAAGATT TATGTCTCATCGGGAGAGCGCTACGAGGTTGTGGTTGACTTTGCTCAATATGCTGGACAGTCGATCGAAAT CCGCAACATCCCAGACGTCGACAACCTCGGCACGGACAGGAACTACGAGAAGACGGGACAGGTCATGAAGATCAACGTAGCCGAAGCCAGCACGCTCGCTGAGCCCGACACATCCGTCGTCCCCTCGCGCCTCCGCGCCGTCAACTTCCCCTCGGGCGGCAACGGCATCGACCACAGCTTCCGGTTCCACCGCAGCCGGTCCGAGTGGCTGATCAACGGCGTGGGATTCTCCGACGTCAACAACCGCGTGCTGGCCAACGTCCCGCGCGGCACCGTCGAGATCTGGGAGCTCGAAAACGTCTCTGGCGCCTGGACGCACCCTATCCACATGCACCTTGTCGATTTCAGGATCATCAGCCGGCAGGGCGGAGCGCGCAACGGCGTCGTGGAGCCGTACGAGTCCAAGGGCCTCAAGGACGTGGTGTGGCTGGCCAGGAACGAAAAGGTGCTGGTCGAGGCGCACTACGCGCCCTGGGACGGCGTCTACATGTTCCACTGCCACAACCTGATCCACGAGGACAACGACATGATGGCCGTCTTCAACGTCACGTCGCTGCCCGACTTTGGCTACGGCGACAGCGCCCGCTTCGTCGACCCCATGCAGCCCGAGTTCAGGGCCAAGTCCTACAGCGCCGACGAGATGAGCGCCCGCGCTGGCAGCTTCACGCCCCAGGCCATCGACAACCAGCTGCGGTCCCTGGCCGAGGCCAACCCCTACCCGGACCCCGAGGGCGTCAAGGCCGCGCTCCAGCAGTACTGGGCCACCAAGACCGCCGAGTCAACGCCCGCGCCGACGCCCATCTCGCGCGTCAGGCGGCTCCGCGTCTGA